A region from the Drosophila ananassae strain 14024-0371.13 chromosome 2L, ASM1763931v2, whole genome shotgun sequence genome encodes:
- the LOC6498890 gene encoding transforming acidic coiled-coil-containing protein 1 isoform X8, translated as MSVDVIDNDCNKTFDNSNLNSEDKSHTYNNMDELEKKIKNEVTRSEDIEKKLKEAEQREEALIKRITEKDKTNAKLNGVIEAYEKAIAELISEKEQLAQGYERQLQEVQTDRDDNYHHLTSLESTFSDLHVKYEKSKQMTSQLKTNEEALLGEKKQLMDNLRLQEQRYDKMKSHAMQQLEIANKKLDTYSREHADEVKKLKALLKKEEVSRVSMTEQLQQKSRENADLLKICEELIYGKGQGGSS; from the exons ATGAGTGTGGACGTCATTGACAACGACTGTAACAAAACCTTCGATAATTCCAA CCTTAATTCGGAGGACAAGTCCCACACCTACAACAACATGGATGAATTGGAGAAGAAGATTAAAAATGAAGT TACCCGATCAGAGGATATTGAGAAGAAACTTAAGGAGGCCGAGCAAAGGGAGGAAGCACTCATCAAACGTATCACGGAAAAGGACAAAACAAATGCTAAACTTAA CGGCGTTATTGAAGCCTACGAAAAGGCCATTGCGGAGTTAATCAGCGAGAAGGAACAGTTGGCACAGGGCTATGAACGGCAACTGCAGGAAGTACAGACAGATCGGGACGACAACTACCATCACTTAACGTCGCTGGAATCGACATTCTCAGATCTGCATGT GAAATACGAGAAAAGCAAACAGATGACCTCGCAGCTGAAAACCAATGAGGAGGCTCTGCTGGGTGAGAAAAAGCAGCTGATGGACAATCTGCGGTTGCAGGAGCAGCGGTACGACAAGATGAAGAGCCATGCCATGCAGCAGCTAGAAAT TGCCAACAAAAAGCTGGACACATATTCAAGAGAACATGCGGACGAGGTGAAGAAACTGAAAGCTTTACTCAAAAAGGAGGAGGTATCGCGGGTCTCAATGAcggagcagctgcagcagaAGTCGCGCGAGAACGCCGATCTGCTGAAGATCTGCGAGGAGCTCATCTATGGCAAGGGACAAGGTGGTAGTAGTTAA